A genomic region of Exiguobacterium oxidotolerans JCM 12280 contains the following coding sequences:
- a CDS encoding DUF2268 domain-containing protein, with protein sequence MKKVIVPMLCVPFLLLSACSDEKEKAVTHSESKEFKPETVKIGKDSELNIVPLYTPYQNYLKASLKENDPEADKKNYANSVLGYIDEIGKKENFDTTSLKGYFMLQSTAYEQELVDRTNDLMKHHDEIKDIIIKNYTAANKVLPKKKSTIFIAPTNSEYFSMSESMKGVFGAAYKDTFILYLDTNFDKNILAYSIAHEYHHLILHDTPEYKMNTILDSIITEGKADAFADRVVKDVSTPWNVRMDDKTKKHVASLIESGEATYEEVVGGNHQKDIPQWSNYILGRDIMNHYFKTNPDRSISDWTFADQQDILKGYKYQDLLK encoded by the coding sequence TTGAAAAAAGTAATCGTTCCTATGCTTTGTGTCCCGTTCCTTCTGTTATCCGCATGTTCAGATGAAAAAGAAAAAGCAGTGACACATTCCGAAAGTAAAGAATTCAAACCGGAAACTGTGAAAATCGGTAAGGATAGTGAATTAAACATCGTGCCGCTTTATACCCCCTATCAAAACTATTTGAAGGCATCCCTTAAAGAAAATGATCCAGAAGCGGATAAAAAAAATTATGCTAATTCTGTCCTCGGCTACATAGATGAAATCGGAAAGAAAGAAAACTTTGATACGACCAGTCTAAAAGGCTACTTCATGTTGCAATCAACTGCTTACGAGCAAGAACTGGTGGATCGGACAAACGACTTGATGAAACACCATGACGAAATCAAAGACATCATCATAAAAAACTATACCGCTGCAAATAAGGTACTTCCTAAAAAGAAAAGTACGATTTTCATCGCACCTACCAACTCGGAGTATTTTTCTATGAGTGAATCCATGAAGGGAGTATTCGGCGCAGCATATAAAGACACGTTCATTCTGTATCTCGATACAAACTTTGATAAAAATATACTCGCCTATTCAATCGCGCATGAATACCATCACTTGATTCTTCATGATACACCTGAATATAAGATGAATACGATTCTTGATTCAATCATCACCGAAGGCAAGGCGGATGCCTTTGCCGATCGTGTCGTCAAAGACGTTTCAACGCCATGGAACGTCCGAATGGATGACAAGACCAAGAAACATGTAGCAAGTCTGATTGAGAGCGGTGAAGCTACTTATGAAGAAGTTGTAGGCGGTAACCACCAAAAGGATATTCCTCAATGGAGTAACTACATCTTAGGACGGGATATCATGAATCATTACTTTAAAACGAATCCTGACCGTTCCATATCAGACTGGACATTTGCCGATCAACAAGACATCTTAAAGGGGTATAAGTACCAAGATCTTCTTAAGTGA
- a CDS encoding EamA family transporter, which translates to MQKQSSMLLILLAAMLWGTTGTSQAFAPEAAHPIAIGAVRLAVGGLFLLCLVLLTGKLTLKDWPLLTVFLAALSMAAYQPLFFSAVLMTGVAVGTVVAIGSAPIFSGGIEWLVLKNRPGTIWWLSTLLSIAGCLLLVMNQAAVSVNPLGILLALGAGLSFAAYTFVSRNLVKTHPPLSVVAVVFTLSALLLSPLLFLFDLSWVFSLRGAGISLHLGVFATGVAYLLFARGLAHVSSSTAVTLSLGEPLTAALLGVFVLGETLSLLSWVGISLLFCGIGLLVWSSRSTRQPDILELAKEKHS; encoded by the coding sequence ATGCAGAAACAATCGTCGATGTTGCTGATTTTACTCGCAGCAATGCTGTGGGGCACGACCGGCACGTCGCAAGCCTTTGCGCCGGAAGCGGCTCATCCGATTGCGATCGGCGCCGTTCGTTTGGCGGTCGGCGGATTATTTTTACTGTGCCTCGTCTTACTGACGGGAAAGCTGACCTTAAAAGATTGGCCGCTGCTCACGGTTTTTCTAGCCGCCCTCAGCATGGCCGCCTATCAGCCATTGTTCTTTTCCGCTGTTCTCATGACCGGTGTCGCCGTCGGAACGGTCGTCGCGATCGGCAGTGCGCCGATTTTTTCCGGAGGGATTGAATGGTTGGTCTTAAAAAACCGCCCCGGTACGATTTGGTGGCTGTCGACATTACTCTCGATTGCCGGTTGTTTGCTGCTCGTCATGAATCAAGCGGCAGTCTCGGTCAATCCGCTCGGCATTTTGCTCGCTCTTGGTGCCGGACTGTCGTTCGCCGCATACACGTTCGTCAGCCGGAATCTGGTGAAAACCCATCCCCCGCTGTCGGTCGTCGCCGTCGTCTTTACACTCAGCGCTCTCTTGTTGTCGCCGCTCCTGTTCCTGTTCGATCTGTCATGGGTCTTTAGTCTGCGCGGTGCCGGCATCAGTCTGCATCTTGGCGTCTTCGCAACAGGTGTTGCCTATCTGTTGTTCGCACGAGGTCTTGCGCACGTCTCGTCTTCGACTGCCGTCACGCTGTCGCTCGGTGAACCGTTGACCGCTGCTTTACTCGGCGTCTTTGTCCTCGGGGAAACGCTCAGTCTGTTATCGTGGGTCGGCATTTCGCTTTTATTCTGCGGTATCGGACTACTCGTCTGGTCGTCGCGTTCGACACGACAGCCGGACATCCTCGAACTCGCCAAGGAAAAACACTCTTAA
- a CDS encoding glutathione peroxidase: MPSLYEIEVKDATGQTVSLQDYAGEVLLIVNTASKCGLVGQLGDLQRLYDTYANQGVKVLGFPCDQFNHQEFADQQETMQFCQRNYGVTFPMFQKIDVNGPTEHRLYTYLKQQQGGLLSSNIKWNFTKFLVDRQGRVVKRFAPVDSIQTIEKTLARYV; encoded by the coding sequence ATGCCATCACTCTATGAGATTGAAGTGAAAGACGCAACCGGACAGACCGTTTCATTACAAGATTATGCGGGAGAGGTACTTCTCATCGTCAATACAGCGAGCAAATGCGGGCTCGTCGGACAGCTAGGAGACTTGCAACGGTTGTATGACACGTATGCGAATCAAGGCGTCAAAGTCCTCGGATTCCCGTGTGACCAGTTCAACCATCAGGAATTTGCTGATCAGCAAGAAACGATGCAGTTTTGTCAGCGGAATTACGGTGTAACGTTTCCGATGTTTCAGAAGATTGACGTCAACGGACCGACGGAACACCGGTTATATACGTATTTAAAACAACAGCAGGGAGGACTATTGTCGTCAAACATCAAGTGGAATTTCACGAAGTTTCTTGTTGATCGGCAAGGGCGGGTCGTTAAACGGTTTGCCCCGGTTGATTCGATCCAGACGATTGAAAAAACACTGGCGCGCTATGTATAA
- the relB gene encoding type II toxin-antitoxin system RelB family antitoxin has translation MSTISVRLDDEDTRLIKEYAKAKNITISTLVRDAVLDRIEDEIDLQLYHDSMAAHRKKSEAISFDDMIKALDLE, from the coding sequence ATGAGTACGATTTCTGTTCGACTCGATGATGAGGATACGCGACTTATCAAAGAATATGCGAAAGCAAAAAACATCACGATTTCTACACTTGTTCGCGATGCCGTTCTCGATCGTATTGAAGATGAGATTGATTTACAACTCTATCATGATTCCATGGCAGCACACCGCAAAAAATCAGAAGCAATCTCGTTTGATGATATGATAAAGGCACTTGATTTAGAATGA
- a CDS encoding cytidine deaminase produces the protein MNIEQQLFEAAKELIETRYPNGWGGAAAMATDDGRILTSVAPDVVNASTELCIETGAILEAHKLNCRITHTICVVRDDEQAPFKILSPCGVCQERLFYFGADVKAAVTNPEQALVYKALHELQPYHWLKAYQ, from the coding sequence ATGAACATCGAACAGCAGTTATTTGAGGCAGCAAAAGAATTAATCGAAACGAGATATCCGAACGGATGGGGCGGAGCGGCAGCGATGGCGACCGATGACGGACGGATCTTGACGAGTGTCGCACCCGACGTCGTCAATGCGTCGACCGAATTGTGTATCGAGACCGGTGCCATCCTCGAAGCACACAAGTTAAACTGTCGGATCACACATACGATTTGTGTCGTACGGGACGATGAACAGGCACCTTTCAAGATTTTGAGTCCATGTGGTGTCTGCCAGGAGCGTCTGTTTTACTTTGGTGCGGACGTTAAAGCTGCCGTCACGAATCCCGAGCAAGCACTAGTCTATAAAGCACTCCATGAGTTGCAGCCGTACCATTGGTTAAAAGCGTATCAATAG
- a CDS encoding type II toxin-antitoxin system RelE family toxin, producing MTVYTVEFERGAQKSLKKMDPQQTRIIMSWIKKNLVGTDDPRRHGKGLVSNRSGEWRYRIGDYRLIADIQEDKVVILILEIGHRRDIYKPGS from the coding sequence ATGACAGTATATACAGTCGAGTTTGAGCGCGGAGCTCAAAAGTCCCTTAAGAAGATGGATCCTCAACAAACGCGGATCATCATGTCCTGGATCAAGAAGAACCTGGTCGGGACGGATGATCCGCGTCGTCATGGAAAAGGATTGGTTTCGAATCGTTCGGGTGAATGGCGGTATCGCATTGGCGACTACCGTCTGATCGCTGACATCCAAGAGGACAAAGTCGTGATTTTGATTCTTGAGATTGGCCATCGTCGTGATATCTACAAACCAGGGAGCTAA
- a CDS encoding AAA family ATPase, with product MKFVLIFGPQAVGKMTVGQELAKITDLKLFHNHMTIDLVNHFFDYGTKEGKRLVSLFRQEIFEEVSSSDLYGMIFTYVWAFDLQADWDYVNQVAQLFESKGGTVYYVELESDLNERLERNKSSNRLEHKPSKRNIEWSENDLIKTMQTYRLNSLDGEINFTNYIKINNTNLSAEEVAQTVKGKFNL from the coding sequence ATGAAATTTGTTCTTATTTTTGGTCCTCAAGCAGTTGGCAAAATGACAGTAGGACAGGAATTAGCAAAAATAACAGATTTGAAACTATTTCATAATCATATGACTATTGATTTGGTTAATCATTTCTTTGACTACGGTACGAAAGAAGGAAAGAGATTAGTAAGTTTATTTCGGCAAGAGATATTTGAAGAAGTATCAAGTAGTGATTTATACGGAATGATTTTTACTTATGTATGGGCGTTTGATTTACAAGCAGATTGGGATTATGTCAATCAAGTCGCTCAGCTTTTTGAGTCTAAAGGTGGAACTGTGTACTATGTAGAACTTGAGTCTGATTTGAATGAAAGACTTGAGCGAAATAAAAGTTCTAATAGACTTGAACATAAGCCATCGAAAAGGAATATTGAATGGTCTGAAAATGACTTAATAAAAACAATGCAGACATATAGATTGAATTCCTTAGACGGCGAAATCAACTTCACCAACTATATTAAGATAAACAATACAAACTTGAGTGCGGAAGAAGTTGCACAAACAGTTAAGGGAAAATTTAATTTATAA
- a CDS encoding GNAT family N-acetyltransferase translates to MTYTYAPLTQRQAEQIAYDWKYEGDFAFYDMPNDQEDLEGFLDPDKRTEHYYAVMDGTQLFGFFVFEPGQDSLELALGMRPDLTGRGNGTAFLESGLAFAIKQYQPRHIELAVATFNERAIRLYTKSGFEPVEQFQQATNGGSYEFVKMRLHTGGME, encoded by the coding sequence ATGACCTATACCTATGCACCACTGACGCAACGTCAGGCGGAACAGATTGCGTATGACTGGAAATACGAGGGTGACTTTGCGTTCTACGATATGCCGAATGACCAAGAGGATTTGGAGGGATTTTTGGATCCGGACAAACGGACGGAACATTACTATGCGGTGATGGACGGTACGCAACTGTTCGGATTTTTTGTGTTTGAACCCGGACAGGACAGCCTTGAATTGGCGTTAGGGATGCGGCCTGATTTGACGGGACGAGGAAACGGAACGGCCTTTTTGGAATCCGGTCTTGCCTTTGCAATCAAGCAGTATCAACCACGTCACATTGAATTAGCCGTCGCAACGTTTAACGAACGGGCAATCCGGCTGTACACTAAAAGCGGTTTTGAACCGGTCGAGCAGTTTCAGCAGGCAACAAACGGCGGAAGCTATGAATTCGTCAAAATGCGTCTGCATACAGGAGGGATGGAATGA
- a CDS encoding serine hydrolase domain-containing protein, with protein MFAKIEQQIKEQIQAQSIPGFSMAVVQDQEVIYSNGFGITNREEGGVPVTSNTLFRIGSLSKPLTATAIMVLVDKGLLNLDLPIKEYVPHFELQDKDAAEIITLRMLLNHSAGIQDGTDLIGSRDVTALEHYFLHEVPTLSMVAPPGLIFSYSNHHLNIAGYVAEFVYGKYFPKLMKEVLFNPLGMSRTVYDPLLAMTYSVALGHERTEQGDQVVRPFYENAANYPSWFAMSTVADYAKFLILHLNQGRFEERSILSPAATKEMQTKQVNRYNLNQLGCGTTFITEKYHGFSTIRHGGAIGTYICFMLAVPEKKLAIVTMASQDYGIDLAYEVMDTLLTVKSTDLKPQSIQPNVNHWERFTGSYLGNISGLARIFVEGENLTLDLNGQEMTLHAFDEDIYFAKDPEGNAAVTIGFAGNFDEKVQYIVVDGHACKRIDSKKVLLPQAEWTPLIGHYSNGAISFDLQEEETSLYLIDEEEYLVCTPLFGQFFYTEKHGLLEIREVENTRMMILQDNWKLDKVAD; from the coding sequence ATGTTTGCAAAAATTGAACAGCAAATCAAAGAACAGATACAGGCACAATCGATTCCGGGATTTTCCATGGCGGTCGTGCAAGATCAGGAAGTCATTTATTCGAACGGATTTGGTATCACGAACAGAGAAGAGGGCGGCGTTCCTGTTACCTCTAACACACTTTTTCGGATTGGCTCACTCAGTAAGCCGTTAACTGCAACGGCGATTATGGTATTGGTGGACAAAGGTCTGTTGAATCTCGATCTTCCGATTAAAGAATATGTCCCTCATTTTGAATTACAGGACAAAGATGCTGCTGAGATCATCACACTGCGTATGCTATTAAATCATTCAGCCGGGATTCAAGACGGGACAGACCTTATTGGCAGTCGTGATGTAACGGCACTTGAACACTATTTTTTGCATGAGGTCCCGACGTTGTCCATGGTTGCTCCGCCCGGCTTGATCTTTTCGTACAGTAACCATCACTTGAACATTGCCGGATATGTCGCGGAATTCGTATATGGAAAGTACTTTCCCAAATTGATGAAAGAAGTCCTTTTCAATCCACTCGGTATGTCTCGTACCGTCTATGATCCACTGCTTGCGATGACCTATTCCGTAGCACTCGGTCATGAACGAACAGAGCAGGGGGATCAGGTCGTAAGACCGTTCTATGAAAATGCTGCGAATTATCCTTCTTGGTTTGCCATGTCGACGGTAGCGGATTATGCCAAATTTTTAATCCTGCATCTCAATCAGGGACGATTTGAGGAGCGTTCGATTCTCTCTCCTGCAGCTACAAAGGAGATGCAGACCAAGCAAGTAAATCGCTATAATCTGAATCAACTCGGTTGCGGCACGACCTTCATCACGGAAAAGTATCATGGATTTTCAACGATTCGGCATGGGGGAGCCATCGGGACCTATATATGTTTCATGCTGGCTGTCCCGGAAAAAAAGCTTGCGATCGTCACGATGGCAAGCCAAGACTACGGGATTGATCTAGCCTATGAGGTCATGGATACGTTACTCACCGTAAAGTCGACGGACCTCAAGCCGCAATCCATCCAACCTAACGTCAATCATTGGGAACGGTTTACCGGGTCTTATCTAGGAAATATAAGTGGACTGGCACGAATCTTTGTAGAAGGAGAAAACTTAACGTTGGACCTGAACGGACAGGAGATGACACTTCATGCATTTGACGAAGACATCTACTTTGCGAAAGATCCGGAAGGAAACGCTGCCGTGACGATTGGTTTTGCCGGTAATTTTGATGAAAAAGTACAGTATATTGTTGTCGACGGTCACGCTTGTAAACGAATCGATTCGAAAAAAGTGTTGCTTCCTCAAGCGGAATGGACACCACTGATCGGCCATTATTCGAATGGTGCCATCTCGTTTGATTTACAAGAAGAAGAGACTTCCTTGTATTTAATTGATGAAGAGGAGTATCTGGTTTGTACACCACTGTTCGGTCAATTCTTTTACACAGAAAAGCACGGGCTGCTGGAGATCAGAGAAGTAGAAAATACGCGGATGATGATTTTGCAGGATAACTGGAAGCTTGATAAAGTGGCGGATTAA
- a CDS encoding DMT family transporter, with translation MTIFMYIFCLLIWGLNFIAVKIQGTPVSLELSLTYRLFLTAILFSSLVWIMKPKGKPSKEDLPYLLVFGICNFALSYLCLYYATMFSSAAIVTLIFSLKVIFTPVALRIFLKEHLHIRILMGGILGVLGVLILLYPTLHDIHPNDVKGIVLALLGTAITAIGDASSARNAKKQVDPIYANAIGFIAGGVLLGTVVVLQGQDIRLPSSISYLSALLYLTLLASFGAWLFYLKLVEKIGGAKSGYMVALFPAIGGIASVLIGESDPSMYLILGCLSSCIGAAVALGAGTYVRKTLSQKKLSVRARLK, from the coding sequence ATGACGATTTTTATGTACATCTTTTGTTTATTGATCTGGGGGCTTAATTTCATTGCCGTCAAGATTCAAGGTACGCCGGTCAGCTTAGAGTTATCGTTGACCTATCGCTTATTCCTGACAGCGATTTTGTTTAGTAGTCTGGTCTGGATCATGAAGCCAAAAGGAAAACCTTCGAAAGAGGATCTTCCGTATCTCCTGGTGTTTGGTATTTGTAACTTCGCACTCAGCTATCTGTGTCTCTATTACGCGACCATGTTCAGTTCAGCTGCAATCGTCACGTTGATTTTTTCATTGAAAGTCATCTTCACGCCCGTTGCTTTACGAATCTTTTTAAAAGAACATTTACATATCCGCATCCTGATGGGGGGCATATTAGGTGTGCTAGGCGTTTTGATTTTACTCTACCCGACTCTACACGACATACATCCGAATGATGTAAAAGGAATCGTGCTTGCCCTGCTCGGTACTGCCATTACAGCAATCGGCGACGCCAGTTCAGCACGGAACGCGAAGAAACAAGTTGATCCGATTTATGCGAATGCAATCGGATTTATCGCAGGTGGTGTGCTTCTCGGCACAGTCGTCGTATTGCAGGGGCAAGACATCCGTCTACCGTCCTCTATTTCTTACTTATCTGCCCTTCTCTACCTCACGCTGCTTGCTTCGTTTGGAGCGTGGCTCTTTTACTTAAAGCTGGTCGAGAAAATCGGTGGTGCCAAAAGCGGCTACATGGTAGCGCTGTTTCCAGCGATCGGAGGTATCGCCTCCGTCCTGATTGGTGAATCAGATCCATCGATGTACTTAATACTCGGTTGCTTGTCGAGCTGTATCGGTGCCGCTGTTGCGTTAGGTGCAGGAACTTATGTCCGAAAGACTTTATCACAAAAGAAACTTTCGGTTCGTGCTAGATTGAAATAA
- a CDS encoding DUF3784 domain-containing protein — protein sequence MNGAIVNLILLVPFLIFAIFLSKGKGASLLAGYNTMSDSEKSKYDEVALCKFMGKVMFGISFSLLLFALSEILKKQFLFVIGVILLSTLIILALVYSNTRNRFKKKV from the coding sequence GTGAATGGAGCAATTGTTAATCTTATTCTCCTGGTTCCTTTTTTAATTTTCGCTATCTTCCTATCAAAAGGAAAAGGAGCATCATTACTTGCAGGTTATAATACAATGTCTGACAGTGAAAAGTCCAAATATGATGAAGTAGCCTTGTGTAAATTCATGGGGAAAGTTATGTTTGGTATTAGCTTCAGTTTATTATTATTTGCACTGAGTGAGATATTAAAAAAGCAATTTTTATTTGTTATTGGCGTTATTTTACTTTCAACTCTCATTATTTTGGCGTTGGTATATTCAAATACAAGAAACAGATTCAAAAAGAAAGTTTAA